A single Ptiloglossa arizonensis isolate GNS036 chromosome 2, iyPtiAriz1_principal, whole genome shotgun sequence DNA region contains:
- the LOC143143839 gene encoding uncharacterized protein LOC143143839 isoform X2: protein MDLALLLLAVILRQEVAGLKLIRIKVPPYTLRGKSALLECRYDLETDKLYSITWYKDHEEFYRYVPRGEPTKHSYRVEGVKVDHRQSDHQQVLLQDASLHTSGQYKCEVSAEAPSFNSVSADAGMEVVGEARLGIGVRAARTLLGDIQFTTPVGTGSYRRRQNKRQMRGDRGIGFELGRAARRDAHHGSFRGGPRERRDALRVPDGGERADAATTAARLENLAASQPANRGHRLAGTRSRW from the exons TTGCCGGTCTGAAGCTGATTCGCATAAAGGTACCGCCGTACACCCTCAGAGGCAAGAGCGCGCTCCTCGAGTGCAG ATACGACCTAGAAACGGACAAGCTTTACTCCATCACATGGTACAAGGATCACGAGGAATTCTACAGATACGTGCCTAGAGGGGAACCTACGAAGCACAGCTATCGCGTCGAGGGCGTTAAAGTTGAC CATCGTCAGTCCGATCACCAGCAGGTGCTGCTGCAGGACGCGAGCCTACACACCAGCGGGCAGTACAAGTGCGAGGTGAGCGCGGAGGCGCCGAGCTTCAACTCGGTCAGCGCCGATGCCGGCATGGAAGTCGTAG GTGAAGCCCGACTCGGAATCGGTGTTCGAGCTGCACGGACTCTACTCGGTGATATCCAGTTTACGACTCCAGTTGGAACCGGATCATATCGCCGGCGACAAAATAAACGTCAG ATGCGAGGCGACCGTGGAATTGGATTCGAACTCGGACGCGCCGCTCGTCGAGACGCGCACCACGGAAGTTTTCG TGGAGGGCCacgcgagcgtcgcgacgccctCCGTGTGCCTGACGGTGGCGAGCGCGCTGATGCTGCGACTACTGCCGCCCGTTTAGAGAATCTAGCAGCGAGCCAGCCAGCGAATCGGGGCCATCGACTCGCCGGGACTCGCTCGCGCTGGTGA
- the LOC143143839 gene encoding cell adhesion molecule 3-like isoform X1, whose amino-acid sequence MDLALLLLAVILRQEVAGLKLIRIKVPPYTLRGKSALLECRYDLETDKLYSITWYKDHEEFYRYVPRGEPTKHSYRVEGVKVDHRQSDHQQVLLQDASLHTSGQYKCEVSAEAPSFNSVSADAGMEVVVLPQDGPTITGEEKIYATGDVLGLNCTSGKSHPAANLKWFINGAQVKPDSESVFELHGLYSVISSLRLQLEPDHIAGDKINVRCEATVELDSNSDAPLVETRTTEVFVEGHASVATPSVCLTVASALMLRLLPPV is encoded by the exons TTGCCGGTCTGAAGCTGATTCGCATAAAGGTACCGCCGTACACCCTCAGAGGCAAGAGCGCGCTCCTCGAGTGCAG ATACGACCTAGAAACGGACAAGCTTTACTCCATCACATGGTACAAGGATCACGAGGAATTCTACAGATACGTGCCTAGAGGGGAACCTACGAAGCACAGCTATCGCGTCGAGGGCGTTAAAGTTGAC CATCGTCAGTCCGATCACCAGCAGGTGCTGCTGCAGGACGCGAGCCTACACACCAGCGGGCAGTACAAGTGCGAGGTGAGCGCGGAGGCGCCGAGCTTCAACTCGGTCAGCGCCGATGCCGGCATGGAAGTCGTAG TTCTTCCGCAAGACGGCCCGACGATAACCGGAGAGGAGAAGATTTACGCTACCGGCGACGTCCTTGGCCTGAATTGCACCAGCGGAAAGTCTCATCCGGCAGCGAATCTCAAGTGGTTCATCAACGGTGCGCAG GTGAAGCCCGACTCGGAATCGGTGTTCGAGCTGCACGGACTCTACTCGGTGATATCCAGTTTACGACTCCAGTTGGAACCGGATCATATCGCCGGCGACAAAATAAACGTCAG ATGCGAGGCGACCGTGGAATTGGATTCGAACTCGGACGCGCCGCTCGTCGAGACGCGCACCACGGAAGTTTTCG TGGAGGGCCacgcgagcgtcgcgacgccctCCGTGTGCCTGACGGTGGCGAGCGCGCTGATGCTGCGACTACTGCCGCCCGTTTAG